ACCAGTCAAAAGACTGAAAACCTTGCGAATACCTCTATTCGAGGCTTAAACAAATCAAAGGATTGACCCCAGGTCTTAAGAAAGCCATAGCAGGTATCATGTTGACGAAGGAATGCAGGCCTCTGAACAACACCCCACTCCAGTAACACTGAGGTTTGATTGACGCAGGTATTCATTGGCAGACCTCAGTTAAAATCGAGGCTTAAGCCTCTCGTGCCCACTTTCAGGGATGAAGGAAAGCCCTGCTTTCTCTGGCGTTACTGCGACCTCAGGCACTATGAATAATGAATGAAACAGCGAATGTAAGATTGACGGTATCTGATTAAGAAGCACGAGATGTAAAAAGGCTTGCGGGTTTTCACCCAATCTTGCTTTGATATACTGGCTCACCCCCGCTTTTGGAGCGCTTTGCTATGTCGACACTGCCGCATCTTGGTTTTCAGCGCTACCAGCCCTGCGCCCTGCTGCAGCCCTATGTAAGTTGCTACTGGCAAATCTTCCGCCCCGCAGGCGCCGAGTCACAGTCGACTGAGTTTATGCACCCCGAAGGCGGCACAGGTATCGTGTTTAATTTTGGCGCGCCCATGCACCTGGATGGCTGGCAACACAGGGCACAATGCCTGATCACGGGTCCCACCAAACAAAGCACCAAACTGGAACTCTCCGGCAGGATTGATGCCCTGGGTATTCGCTTCTGGCCCGGCGCAGGGCGGGTATTTTTAAAGTCACCGCTGTCAGAATTGTTGGGACAACACCTGACACCGGGGGATCTGTCGCTGGCGCTGTTAAGCGATGAACTGGCCGAGCGCTTAGCGCTGCTGCCCACGGCACCAGAGCGCATTGCCCTGCTCGAAACCCGGCTGCTGCAATATCTCACCGCCCACGAGTCCCAAGCTCAGGCAACCGAGCCCAGGATGCAGTACGCACTCAAATGGATAGCCGCGCAAAAGGGTCAGGGTGAAATACGCAACCTGCTAACCGAGATGGATATCAGCCAGCGCCAGCTCGAACGCCTGTTCCAGCAAAATGTGGGCATGTCCCCAAAAAACTACAGCATTCTGCAGCGTACCGGCTTCGCCCGCGAGCTGCTTAAACACGACACCGCCGCCCCGCTCACCGACATCGGCTATCAGGCCGGATTCTACGATCAGGCCCACTTTATCCGGGAATTCAAGCACGTGATTGGCATCACCCCCGGACAATTCAGAAGCAAGGCGCAGCAAAGGCGCTGAGCCCGAGTTTGACGTAACAGTTATCCCAAAATAAAAAACGAGTGCCGAAGCACTCGTTTTTTATTTGTCAGTCTAGCCAGGGGTCAACAAGGCCAAAATTGCGTTGCCGACGTCAAGGCGCCAACAATGGCGTTACTGCCGCAGATAAGACAAGGAAACCTGCTGTTTTCGCCGCGCAGTTTACTCATGTAAAGAGCCACGAAAACAGTGGGGTGACGCCGTATTATCCAGGCTAAGTAGCCATTTACTCGTAGTCGCTCATCGGCACACAAGCACAGAACAAATTCCGATCGCCATACACGTCATCGATACGGTTCACCGTTGGCCAGAACTTGTGGGCGCGCACGAACTCAGTCGGGAACACCGCCAGCTCACGGCTGTATGGACGGGCATCGAACGCTGGGTCCATGATGTCGTCCATGGTGTGCGGGGCGTTGCACAGTGGGTTGTTGTCCACTGGCCACTCGCCGCTTTCCACACGGGCGATTTCGCCGCGAATGGCAACCATGGCCTCGATGAAACGGTCGATTTCGACTTTGGATTCAGACTCAGTCGGCTCGATCATCAGGGTGCCGGCAACCGGGAAGCTCATGGTTGGCGCGTGGAAACCGTAGTCGTTCAGACGCTTGGCCACGTCCATCTCGGTCACACCAGAGGCTTCTTTCAGCGGACGCATATCGATGATGCACTCGTGAGCGATACGATCGTTACGGCCGCGGAACAGCACTGGGTAGTGCTCAGACAGCTTCTTGGTCAGGTAGTTGGCGTTAAGCATAGCGGTCTGGGTAGATTGCTTCAGACCCTTGCTGCCGAGCAGCTTGATGTACATCCAGCTGATTGGCAGGATGCCGGCGCTGCCGAATGGCGCGGCAGACACGGCGCCATTGTTGTCGCTTTCGATGCCCTGCTTAACCACAGCGTGACCGGCCACAAAGGGTGCCAGATGCTTCTTCACGCCGATTGGGCCCATGCCGGGGCCACCGCCGCCGTGAGGGATGGCGAAGGTTTTGTGCAGGTTCAGGTGCGATACGTCGGCGCCGATAAAGCCAGGGGCGGTGAGGCCTACCTGAGCGTTCATGTTGGCACCGTCGAGGTACACCTGGCCGCCGTGCTGGTGAATGATGTCACAGATTTCACGCACGGTTTCTTCGTATACACCGTGGGTAGAAGGATAAGTGATCATGATGCACGACAGGTTCTCGGCCACTTCGGCGGCCTTGGCGCGCAGGTCGTCCAGATCGACGTTACCTTCTTTGTCACAGGCAGTTACTACGACTTTCATGCCAGCGAGCTGGGCAGAAGCCGGGTTGGTACCGTGGGCAGACTGAGGGATCAGACACACGTCGCGATGGCCTTCGCCGCGAGACTCGTGGTACTTGCGGATTGCCAGGAGACCGGCGTATTCGCCCTGAGCACCTGAGTTAGGCTGCATACATACGGCATCGTAACCTGTGATATCCACCAGCCAATCGGACAGCTCGCCAATCAGCTGAGTGTAACCCTGGGCCTGCTCGGATGGGCAGAAGGGGTGCATGTTGGCAAATTCTGGCCAGCTCACCGGGATCATCTCAACGGCGGCGTTGAGCTTCATGGTGCAGGAACCCAGCGAAATCATCGAGTAGTTCAGCGCCAGATCTTTGCTTTCGAGGCGCTTGATGTAGCGCATCATCTCGGTTTCGCTGTGGTAGCGGTTAAAGGTTGGGTGAGTCAGGTAGGCTTCTTCACGCACCAGCGCTGCAGGGATAGAGTTTGAACCCTTGGCAAGGATGTCGGCATCGATAGCGGCCACATCCAGACCATGACCGGCGCCCAGGATGATGTCGAACAGTTCGGCAACATCGCCACGGGTAGTGGTTTCGGCCAGGCTCACACCCACAACGCCATCGGCGTCGTAGCGCAGGTTCACACCGGCAGCCAGGGCGCGGGCACGTACGGCGTCCACATCAACCTTGAAGCTTAAGGTATCGAACCATTGATTGTTCAGTACAGTCACACCCTTGGCGGCAAGACCGGCGGCCAGGATGTCGGTCAGGCGATGGATGCGCTCGGCAATCACCTTGAGCCCCTGTGGGCCATGGAATACGGCGTAGAAAGAGGCCATGTTGGCCAGCAGCACCTGTGCGGTACAGATGTTGGAGTTGGCTTTCTCGCGGCGGATGTGCTGCTCGCGGGTTTGCATGGCCATACGCAGGGCAGTCTTGCCACGGGTGTCTTTGGACACACCGATGATACGGCCGGGCATAGAGCGCTTGTGCTCATCTTTGGACACAAAGAAGGCGGCGTGTGGGCCACCAAAGCCCATGGGCACGCCAAAGCGCTGGGCTGAGCCGAATACCACGTCGGCGCCCATGGCACCGGGGCTCTTCAAGAGCACCAGCGACATGATGTCGGCGCCCACGGTCACAATCACGTTCTTGGCGCGCAGCTGGGCAAACAGCTCGGTGAAGTCGGTCAGTTGACCCTGACGGTTGGTGTACTGGAACAGGGCACCAAAGAGGTCATCATGGTTAGCGGCATCAGCAGCAGGACCGGTCACAATGTCAAAGCCAAAACACTCGGCGCGGGTTTTTACCACGTCCAGGGTTTGTGGGAATACGTCATCGGCTACGAAGAAAGTGTTGGCTTTCTTGGCCTTGGATACACGCTTGGCCAGCGCCATAGCTTCGGCAGCGGCAGTGGCTTCGTCCAGCAAAGAGGCAGAGGCCAGGTCCAGACCGGTCAGGTCGATGGACAGCTGCTGGAAGTTCAGGATGGCTTCGAGGCGGCCCTGGGCGATTTCTGGCTGATATGGGGTGTAGGCAGTGTACCAACCCGGGTTTTCCAGCACGTTACGCAGGATAACGTTAGGCACTTCAGTGCCGTGGTAGCCCATACCAATGTAGCTCTTGAACACCTGGTTCTTATCGGCCAGCTGGCGGATGTAGGCCAGACCGGCGGCTTCGCCATTGGAGGCACCCACGTTCAGCTCGCGACCCAGACGGATAGACTCGGGTACGATTTGGGCGGTCAGATCTTCCAGGGACTCGGCACCAACGTAGTTCAGCATGGCTTGCTGTTCGTCGGCATCGGGGCCAATGTGACGGGTCAGAAACAGCTCGTGCTGTTCCAGCTCTGTGAGGGTTTGCTTGGTCATGATAAACCTTTCAAATTACGCCGATCTCAATTGCGACCGATCTGCTTTATGTCGGATAAAACAAACGAAGCCCCGGGGGGCTTCGTTTTTCCTGGCGAGGATTATTCCTCGTCGATAACTGCTTGATAACCTTCGGCATCGAGCAGGCTGTCCAGCTCAGACTCATCAGAAGGCTTGATGCGGAAGAACCAGCCGTCACCGTAAGCATCGCTGTTTACCAGCTCAGGAGAATCTTCCAGAGATTCGTTCACGGCAATTACTTCACCGGAGATAGGGGCATAGATGTCAGAGGCGGCTTTTACAGACTCGGCCACGGCGCAGTCTTCACCGGCAGACACAGTGTCACCCACTTCAGGCAGCTCAACGAATACCATGTCACCCAGCAGTTCCTGAGCGTGCTCAGTGATACCTACGGTGTAGGTGCCGTCGTCTTCCTTGCGGATCCATTCGTGGGAAGAAGCATACTTGAGTTCGGACGGGATATTGCTCATTGTTCTTGT
The window above is part of the Shewanella litorisediminis genome. Proteins encoded here:
- a CDS encoding AraC family transcriptional regulator, whose translation is MSTLPHLGFQRYQPCALLQPYVSCYWQIFRPAGAESQSTEFMHPEGGTGIVFNFGAPMHLDGWQHRAQCLITGPTKQSTKLELSGRIDALGIRFWPGAGRVFLKSPLSELLGQHLTPGDLSLALLSDELAERLALLPTAPERIALLETRLLQYLTAHESQAQATEPRMQYALKWIAAQKGQGEIRNLLTEMDISQRQLERLFQQNVGMSPKNYSILQRTGFARELLKHDTAAPLTDIGYQAGFYDQAHFIREFKHVIGITPGQFRSKAQQRR
- the gcvP gene encoding aminomethyl-transferring glycine dehydrogenase; the protein is MTKQTLTELEQHELFLTRHIGPDADEQQAMLNYVGAESLEDLTAQIVPESIRLGRELNVGASNGEAAGLAYIRQLADKNQVFKSYIGMGYHGTEVPNVILRNVLENPGWYTAYTPYQPEIAQGRLEAILNFQQLSIDLTGLDLASASLLDEATAAAEAMALAKRVSKAKKANTFFVADDVFPQTLDVVKTRAECFGFDIVTGPAADAANHDDLFGALFQYTNRQGQLTDFTELFAQLRAKNVIVTVGADIMSLVLLKSPGAMGADVVFGSAQRFGVPMGFGGPHAAFFVSKDEHKRSMPGRIIGVSKDTRGKTALRMAMQTREQHIRREKANSNICTAQVLLANMASFYAVFHGPQGLKVIAERIHRLTDILAAGLAAKGVTVLNNQWFDTLSFKVDVDAVRARALAAGVNLRYDADGVVGVSLAETTTRGDVAELFDIILGAGHGLDVAAIDADILAKGSNSIPAALVREEAYLTHPTFNRYHSETEMMRYIKRLESKDLALNYSMISLGSCTMKLNAAVEMIPVSWPEFANMHPFCPSEQAQGYTQLIGELSDWLVDITGYDAVCMQPNSGAQGEYAGLLAIRKYHESRGEGHRDVCLIPQSAHGTNPASAQLAGMKVVVTACDKEGNVDLDDLRAKAAEVAENLSCIMITYPSTHGVYEETVREICDIIHQHGGQVYLDGANMNAQVGLTAPGFIGADVSHLNLHKTFAIPHGGGGPGMGPIGVKKHLAPFVAGHAVVKQGIESDNNGAVSAAPFGSAGILPISWMYIKLLGSKGLKQSTQTAMLNANYLTKKLSEHYPVLFRGRNDRIAHECIIDMRPLKEASGVTEMDVAKRLNDYGFHAPTMSFPVAGTLMIEPTESESKVEIDRFIEAMVAIRGEIARVESGEWPVDNNPLCNAPHTMDDIMDPAFDARPYSRELAVFPTEFVRAHKFWPTVNRIDDVYGDRNLFCACVPMSDYE
- the gcvH gene encoding glycine cleavage system protein GcvH; this encodes MSNIPSELKYASSHEWIRKEDDGTYTVGITEHAQELLGDMVFVELPEVGDTVSAGEDCAVAESVKAASDIYAPISGEVIAVNESLEDSPELVNSDAYGDGWFFRIKPSDESELDSLLDAEGYQAVIDEE